TCCTCTCGAATGCAAGAGTAGcctgaaattttaaaattataacttggCTTGAGCCAAGTTTCTTGTAATGCTATAATTAGAGGTTTGTACTtgttaactaaaaataataaatcttgtTTTTTAGGAATTACGCTCCTGCAGTTCCACTGGAGAACTTTGGAATTTAGGTCCATTATGGAGTGTTTTAGAGATTTGTGCAAGAGAATCAATGAGAGCTGCGTTGGACGGTGGAATTAAGTTTGACTGCGAAAGTAAGTTTAATAGGGCTATAATAAGTTCAGAAATCGGAATATTAGAAGGATCATTGACTGTTTCTTGATATTTCAGAGCAGTTCCATTAGCAGATGCAGGCAAATCATACTCTCTAACCAGTTCCCTATGACTCTGAACGTCATAGCCTTTTGTAGCCCTGGGAGGAGCTTTTCTTGTTTGAAGAACAGTTTTTTTATAAGAGACTTTAGAAGGGGACTTAGCTGCTTGGGAAGGCGATGTTAAAAGTGGGACATTATCTGGGACATGATGGGATGAAAGAAGTGCTTCAGCATATGAGATCTTTGTTATGGCCGGATGAGTCTTTAAAGCTTCCGCATAAGAGATGCATGACTTTGCCATGGTCTCTTTTATAGCACGTTGGCGCTCATACTCCAAACACTTTCTATCTGTAGCCTGATGGTTGCCATTACATAAGCAACACTTGACATCTTCTTCATGAACTGAGCAGGTATCTCCATTGTGGCCCTGACCACACTTAAAGCATCTAGGTTGCGAGCGGCACTGGGTTTTCACATGGCCATAGCGACAACAACTAAAACATTGTACGGTTGGATAAATGTAAAGATCGACAGGGAGAGCTGTATAACACATGAAGACCCTTTTCGGTAAAATCTGACCATCAAAGGTCAGTACTACAGATTCTGTTGGTTTAAATTCCACCTTGGAATTAATAATGACTTTCCTATTCAACCGCCTTACTTTCAGAATAGGACCGCAGCCTATAGAGACTGTCGTATTCTCCTTCACTTCTTCTTCACTCCATTCAGCAGGTACTCCACGAACCACACCCATTCGAATTACTGAGAATGTAGGGATAAAAGCTTTATACTTTGAGGAGTCTAAAATAGGGTTTTCAAGAAAAGAGTTTGCATCTTCATACTTTTTGAAAGAGAGAGATACTCTGTTCCTTCCAATTCGTTTTAAGCTTCCATCCACTATACCTGtaactttgttttgtttcaggaaTCGACCTAAAGACACAGGATGCAAAGAAACCCCATCATCAGGCGATGTCAGCTTATGCTGGATGTGTAACGTGTAAGGAGCTGCATCAGAACTAATATAATTCCTCCGAGCAATTTGAGACTGTGGAGAGTGGTTGTCAGCGACAGTTGAAATATTTTGTGACGCAACAGTTTCATTAAATAAAGGCAAAGAGATATTCTGAGTTTGGTTTTCATCAAGAGATTGGGATGCAGGCTGGATATTAGATTCAGTTTCAGATAGACATTGGCAATCAGATAGCCTCTTCTCATGACCcttccttctttttttattgcaatGTTTGCACATTTTAGAGCGTGAAACGCGCTTTCGTTTTTTCCCCTGAACTAAAGAACCATCAGTATCCATACTTGCTTCTTCATTCGTTGAAGCAACATTAGAGATTGTAACATAACTTGCAACAACAGGAGGCGTTCCCCCAGGATCCTCGGGCGGGTCCATGGcgggaaaattataaaaagaactACTTACCAATAACTCGTTGATATTTACACtatacacaatataaataaaaaataattaatatatacaaACTAAATTACACCTAAACTAACCAAATGATCActttaaatatttgaattaaaattttaaagccACGAAAAAACACGTCCGCCAAACAATCCGTTTCCCGCGCTTTTCCATTATTTGCCTTGGAAGCAACTTGGAAGTTAGTAGCTTTGGGTGGtagcaattttagcctttttaAGCCTAAATCGCTTCCCCTTTTCACCCTCgtgataaaatctaattattttcatttggaatgggaattaggtgctatttattaattattttattttttaatgggtTGTTTTCTGGATCTCATGTACTCAGAGTAAATATTTGCACAAATTGATGTCAGAGATTTTTTCGTGACAATCACACGCCTTCTTCATGTAGGGCTTCGAGGGGTGAAGTAAATGGGTGCATCTGAAATAAGAaacacgaaataaaaaaaataataacctcacaacagctctaaatcgacagaaacaaataaacatcctaCTACGTCACACCCATACCTAGTCCATTCTGTCGAGGgcaattttttttgtgttctatctttagataaatatgaaaagtaaaacaatatcaaaacaattgcccgtaactggatatttgtgtatatcataagtacatattaatcATTGATTCAAAATGTGTAAAACTTACCACTTTTGTCGCGACGTTGGTCGCGAAGTGTACATAGTGTCAATATTACTAATGGCAACATGAAGCAGAAATATTCCCGCCAGATTTTTTCGTGACAATCACACGCCTTCTTCATGTAGGGCTTCGAGGGGTGAAGTAAATGGGTGCATCTGAAATAAGAaacacgaaataaaaaaaataataacctcacaacagctctaaatcgacagaaacaaataaacatcctaCTACGTCACACCCATACCTAGTCCATTCTGTCGAGGgcaattttttttgtgttctatctttagataaatatgaaaagtaaaacaatatcaaaacaattgcccgtaactggatatttgtgtatatcataagtacatattaatcATTGATTCAAAATGTGTAAAACTTACCACTTTTGTCGCGACGTTGGTCGCGAAGTGTACATAGTGTCAATATTACTAATGGCAACATGAAGCAGAAATATTCCCGCCAGCGCGATGTTCCCCAGATTTGTCTATGGTGAGTTATAACTTGTCAGTTTGAATACCCACTTAGTAAAAGGAGAATATAAATCACTACGTTTACTTAATGGTTGTAAGAAAAGTGTTCTGAAATTGTGTGGTGGGACTTCAAAGGATTTCATCCATTGAAGCTAAGTATCTAGGCTAAGTATCTCGCTATGAATGTACtgtttatataatactcttaTTTATCTAGCTATTTCTAAAGTAATCCAAAGTTTACTAAATATATACCGCGTTGAGGACATCATGCCGAGGGTCAGAGAATCGACACTCCAACTTTGGTTCACACTAATGAGATATACTTTAGAGCGTCTGCCCCTAGCGAGCAGGTACGCTAAGGCACCTGCCCTTGTGTGTAGGTTGAGCCAATTAATATGCGAATAGAGCGTCTGccctggtgagtagatatgTTAAGGCACCTGCCCATGTGTGTGGGCTGAGCCTATTAATATGCGAACAGAGCGTCTGCCCTGGTGAGCAGCTGTGCTAAGACACCTGCCCATGTGTGTAGGTTGTACCTATTAATATGAGAATACGGCGTCTGCCCTGATGAGCAGATACGCTAAGACACCTGCCCATGCGTGTAGGTTGATCCAactaatatgagaacagagtgtctacccctggtgagtagatatgctAAGGCCTCTGCCCAGGTGTGTAAGGTTGAGCCGactaatatgagaacagagcgtctatccctggtgagtagatatgTTAAGGCCCCTGCCCAGGTGTATAAGGTTGAGCCGactaatatgagaacagagcgtctacccctggtgagtagTTATGCTAAAGCGCCTGCCCAGGTGTGTAAGGTTGAGCCGATTAATAGGAGAACAGAGCGTCTGCCCTGGTGAGTAGATACGCTAAGGCCCTGCCCATGTGTGTAGGTAAGCCCGTAAGTAAGAGATACAAATCATCTGCCCTGGTGAGCATGTTAtgcataaattataatttctaaACTGACTAGAAACCTTTGTTTATGTCTCAATATACAGTTTCGTTATAACTGCTAAAGTTTAAACTAACACTTTTAGGTCCAATTAGCCGAATGTGATCACATCCCCTAAACTAATAGGCTTgacattatattatacttactatcttatattaaacttattatataatattaaaatgtgtcctgacataattacttataattatgcatTATAATTGTTGTATGATATTAAATATGTTTACAGTATTGATGGCCTTTGAAAGGCTTGAAGCCTTTCTTGTGCCCGAGTCACCGAGAGTGTCGGTGTCATCGGGCATTCTATTTAACCCTACAGGAGGTGAATCGGTGGACGTGGACGTGTCTCCGACCAATTAACAATGGGAAGCAGATGTAGTCTCAGAATACTAATCTCACTGGGAAACTTTAGGTCAGTTataatttgatatattttttaattcgatcAATATCGCTATGTTCTGGCGTAGCGACAACTTTCGACTCTTGTACGTTTCTCTGGAACTTCTACTTTGCTGTAGGAATGGTGTCACGCATGGTGATGAGTAAAGCCTTTTCTGTTTTCGTGAATTCAGGACACTTTGCAATCTTTCAGAACCAATGCGCACTCTACCCATTTTTGGAGTTCTATCTCAGATTTTggaaatctataaaaaaatactcacaACACTACACTTATGGGACATGGTGAAAGTTAGATAATACGGCTACAAAAATTGAGAGGATAAGTTACGGAATTAACAGTTGTGGAGGAACTTTGAAAATGTCATGTCGAACAAGATGGCGACTGGTCTTTGCACTCTGGCATGGCAGGCAAAATAGGAAAGAAGTAAGGAGGGGCGGGGTAGAACTGTCATCTTCAATATGAGCGCCCATAGACTTAATGCGAGAATGATAATGTATCAAGATAACCGCCCATGGACGAAACCAAAGACCAAGGCGAAACAGTCCGGTGCATTGGCAGGGTTTGGTTAGGGTTGTCATATAGTGTAGAGAGATGAGTGAAACGGATCAATGCTCGAATATACGGATTTATTGAATTACGAATATCGGTTGAACATGAGTAGTATATATGGTAGTTTacaatagtaagtaggtatacactTAAAACAGACAATTATGATTATTGATTACTATGTTGATTGATTATACAACAATAAGTATAGAAGTATAAGCTCCTAAAACCTATAAAACACTATCACTATCGATTATTGACTTATCAAATAACATTCAAATTCGAAGTTACATCTAGTAACATCAATTCCAATAAATGcataagtaaatatgtaatgtatgtaaaacCGCACCTAATACAAGCATAtctataggtacttaaaagGTGGCTCTAAACCCAGTATAAACTATGTACCAAAAAGATGTAAAACCGCCGGTCTTCCAGTAACCAAAGTATAAATGTTGTGCAACACGTTTATATGGAACTACAGGTGAGTtttgtaataggctagtttccaactaatcaaatcagttacttttttcttaacgtcaaaacacaaaattcagtttttcttaattcaaattcataaataagttaaatatacaaataaaaaaagatttttgttagttttagatctgtcagaatttcataatttatctttgacctaggcaaCTATGCAATTACTAGTTAGTTCGGAATGTTTACAATATCGGAATATTTCAAGGGTTACCTAAGAATGAATtacattttatgaaatattattgtaggtttgACCGCGTTTATAAGTTGCCTAACaacctactaaagaaaattcatatattataataaaagctAGTTCGTTTTTTAATTGATGCTCTAGCTAGAAATTTTATTCTCttaaataaattgctataacaTTGAACAATAGTTTCCTTTTATAAGCACAATACTcttaaatgagggacttttcagactatgttcctcaaaaaataatgtagatggcgctgtcgagatttaacgtgataattacctattttctctttactcaagtacataattattcaaaaatatttgggtcacattatgtatagaattatgctgattaaataataataggtggaagatgtaattttgcctgggtataataaaaagcgtcatcatttatacccaaaaattaaagataaaagatgcgtatgtctgatatcaaacaaaggaaaatcgtagcctggaaagtccctcaagaCAACATACGCTTCCGGCGAACCGGCATACAAAAGAAGAATGttgaaaaaaattacaaaaatctaGATTTTAATTGTAGAAATTAAAATATCTagatatttataagtatataaatatttaaacttacgtttacaaaaaaaaatattggcgtGTATAAGAATGCCGGAGAAATATACTGCTACAATCTTATAATCTACaatgatttttattaaacaggttataattataatgaattcaTCAAATATCGTTCATTATAGGTTCATTATAATTTGATTAGCGTGTAAAATAAGAATGTGAACTGCAAAAATCCCGCGATTCAACCGAGCGCGGGCCTTTAGTATCAGATAGcactgaaacaaacaaaaatgaacACTTTTGAGGTTCTGGGCATAATAATCACGGTCGTCTGTTAAATAATTGCATTTAGAATTACCATGCTACTCTTATCGTAAAGGACATTACGTATACGCCGTTAGTCCGAAGGACTGACGGAGATTTTAAAAATAGAGAAGTTAAACAGCTACAGGTCTAGAAAAAATTTGTGACAAATtgagacatacataaactcaagcccgtAATTCCTAGATGGGCAAATTGATAGAAAAATTAAATGAAGCAAACATCACAGGTACTCTAttggttactaaataaagctCATTTCACACAGGCGTAACGCGAGGTCAGCGGGCTGGGAGCGGGAGTTTACTTCATCGGAATAGCAACTTACTTGACATGAATCTTGTTGAGCAGCTGCTGCGAGGCCTCGTAGCGCGCCTCGACCGCCGAGGCCTGCTCCATCCAAGCCTGCCGCACGCCCGCCCAGCGCCGGCTGTGTTGCGCCAGTAGAGCTTCCCTACTCGGCGGTGGCGCTTCTCGCTAGAACGTAgccattttttacttatttttattaatcgaAGTATTTTAGTAATTTCATTGGAAGTTCGTTGGACGACCGACGAACTCTTCAAGGGCGGTGAAAAGATCGAAGTTGCAATTCCTCGCCTGTAAAAAGTTTAGCGCAAGAATGGGGTGAAGGGTTGTCGTGACGATGAGTCACGATTCTAAATATGGAATGTCACAAGTAGCAACACCGAAACGGAAGCCCGCTAATTTTTCTATCAGTAAGTGAATCTTGTCTATGTCTTAAATCTTGTCTTGACAAGCTAGTTttctaagaaagtagttaaagtgAGTTTAACTTTTATATGAGTGAAAAAGTGCAGAAAGTCCCGCTGATGCTGTTACCAAAGCTACGTAGTGGTGATAGAACTCCCTTTTATTATTCtgactataattttactaacgATGATGCCAAATTCTGTTTAATAACTTGTGTTTAAAATGGCCGGCCGGCAATGCGACTTGTAAAGATAGATGAGTACTCTTTAGGGGGCATCAATAAGTAATGCCCACAATTGAAGACGTTGTCTATGCATAGCTTGCAATTGTAGAAGCCTTCCTTGGCTACCGTTGTCCAAATGAGTAGCCCGCAATCGAAGAAGTATTTCCTGGCCAGGTTGCATCTAAGAGTATGGTGCACCAAATGTAGAGGCTTTCTTGgtcatgtaagtgctggcgtgcacactgttatgagaggctttcttggccatgtaagtgctggcgtgcacactgttatgagaggctttcttagccacgtaagtgctggcgtgcacactgttatgagaggctttcttggccacgtaagtgctggcgtgcacactgttatgagaggctttcttggccatgtaagtgctggcgtgcacactgttatgagaggctttcttggccacgtaagtgctggcgtgcacactgttatgagaggctttcttggccacgtaagtgctggcgtgcacactgttatgagaggctttcttggccatgtaagtgctggcgtgcacactgttatgagaggctttcttggccatgtaagtgctggcgtgcacactgttatgagaggctttcttggccatgtaagtgctggcgtgcacactgttatgaaaggctttcttggccatgtaagtgctggcgtgcacactgttatgagaggctttcttggccatgtaagtgctggcgtgcacaccgttgaagaggtcttccttgaccacctaagtgctggcgtgcacactgttataagaggctttcttggccacctaagtgctggcgtgcacaccgttgaagaggtcttccttgaccacctaagtgctggcgtgcacactgttataagaggctttcttggccacccaagtgctggcgggcacactgatgaatagggccttcttggccacccaagtgctggcaTGCACACTAATGAATAAGTCTTACTTAGCTACCTAAGTGCTGATAAGCACACCATTGAAAGGGTCATGTATAAAAGGGCAATTAACTGACATAAAGTAAAATCTGAGAGTAATGAATAAGATCACATACGCTGGTGTTCAGCCGGAGTCATTAAGAGAGATAAGCTTACATTCTGCAGGGTGATGTGTCACCAAGTAGGTGGTAGTTGTATCACCAATCAGtagttcatttatgtttcttaaacttacagatggagaagtaatccgtatccatgaggtgaaaggaaaggtgtaaggaaagccatattgaggatctgatcactgacataggaacctatgagtgagtaagagttacatcctatctacacatactgactggtattcgcgacgtcagtctagtatgtgtgcattcacatccctacaatagattcataattctttgattatctatatacataattatagatataCACAAGTGTAAAAGAGTCGTCGCGACAAGGGTGGGTTGACGTTGGTCTATATTAGAATCCATAATTGAAAATACCAAATTTTACTATACATAATCATTAAAATCCGGAGTagagtaaaattttatttttcgactttAACGTGGGTACCGAAACATAACATGTAAGaaaaccatagagcaacacgggccttcGTAGTAGAAAACCAAAAGAcggaaaacaaataaacaaactgattttaatttaattttaacttagcTTTAATGTTAAATTTGGgattcctttttttctttttgatggtgcgaagcagaatcgaaaaaaacgttttgaaggtAATTGAAGGCAGACccaggtcaatgtgcagattttcattgcgaaggatcCACGGAGGTTTTGgcgtgaaacgattttgtaaGACTATGGATTTGAGAGGTTATTCGCCTGAGCGAAAACGATTCTTGCATAGGTGTacattttcaccttattcctaataCGCGTGTTTAGAAGACAATGAAGACAGCCCATTACAAAGGCGGCACAATCACACACActtttgatatgggccttgaaggTTAGACTTCTATCTAAGACTATGCCCCACATAttagaattgaaataaattctCCCCTTCCCCCGCCTTTTTTTTCTCAGAGCGTTGTGGAACTAGATTACAATGTTTTTAATGATTCCCTGAAACACGTTACTTTTATAATTGAACCACACCACAACACCCAAATTCACCGAATACCAACCGCATATTCGGCGTAAGACAGAAATAGCGAACCACAAAAATGGCACTTACATAGTTAAGATTAATGTTGTTTTTGTTCCGTGCCTCCTGTTCTGGCAGCAGTTTGGGTATCCTGCTGACCGGCGGACCTTCAGGACCAGGTAGCACCACACTGTCTTCTGTTGGCTCCGGTTCTCTGAATTTTGTCTTGCTGAAATCATTACTATAGTGTAAATTACGATACCTCTCGTCAATAGAGTTAGGTCAGAAGCTAGTAATAAATTGCTAAATTAGTATTTAACTTAACAACCTATATTGTTAACAGACATAAGTTAAAAAAGACATTTGTTTAATAAGGTTATTGTGACGATGTGGACATACTGATGATAAccctatttatataaatacacaTACCTAAACGTGTTATAATTCATCTTAGGCTGATTGGCAATCCAAGCCCTACAGATGGGGTAAAGCGGAGATTCTTCATCAAACTGTGACAGGTCAACACTCCGATCAAACAGCTTGAGTACATACGGCTGTCGCACCGGTGATGGCTTCCTTCgcaaaaaatattgttcctcAGCTCTTGAAGAGTGTCTTCTGTCATCCATATAgtttctaaaaaataataaagataggTTTTTAGGTCATCAGCCACTGGATGtctcatattttttaattagtattCTTACCTACCTTATCATTAACAACTAATACTTTAGtcagaattaataataatcagACTAAACAAGTTAAATTATCAACACAGTAAACAACCTCATAAATAGTCACCAAAACAccattaaaacttatatttctTTGATAATCTGCAAGTTAACTCTAATCATTAACTAATGATAGAAAATACAATTTATGTTTTGACACACTCCAGacattacatacaaaaacaGACACAACAGTAATGTATTAATGTATAGTCTCAACAtgcacacgcgcatctgtgtgtatgacgtctgacagccatatgattgaagactaaagcaaGACCAAGGGgcagtgaggtaaacctagctcacccACTAGTGGGGAGAgaagagttgccattctataccatagtattattccttattctgtaaTTTAGGTGTgttagttattaaattatcaGTATAATAATGGTAGTATAATAGTTTGTATATGTTTTGGTAGTTTGCAAAATGATAATAGAAGGATTAACAGATTAACAATTAGATACCCAGTTATGTTGTATTCtacttttacataacataacaccacACTTTATCCCTGGAGACAGAGGTGTAAATAATATACAGACCCACTGTCCCATATAATAATGgacaagcctattgccattatcaACAAATCCTCgtaaccatgtgatatcaattaaatATGATCCAAAATcaagtcagtcagtcaatcaAGGATTTGATCCCATGACACTACAATGTAAGTCACAAGTTCTCCGAATAGGACTGTCACggatttattatttctatttttagtaACTAAATGCTctgccatttttatttttactaaccTCCTTACAGGAGTTTGTTCAACCGAAGTGTCGGATTCTTCTGCGGTAGGGTCGAGGGCATCTTTTAGAGCACCCTTGAGTCGTCCACGAGGAGTAGACACTTCAGCCACTTCGCTTTCCtctgaatataatattttgtttcacaTGTCAACCTTCAAGCGGGCGCGCGTAGTCGAATCGACTGCGCTTAGTAcataagaagaaagaagaaacaaaaggagaaacaaataaataattattgaataattagtGCTTTATTTCCTTTATACATCCCAAACGTCTTTTCGGTTACGCGCGCCCGCTCCCGTTACAAAAGACCATGCGCCCGCTTGAaggttaagtaataaataataatattcaaacgGGGAAAACATGAAACTAATGTAGGAGTACAATAAGCGGGCTTGCTGCTCTAAGGcattttttccaggcaacctgtTGCAGGAAACTACCCTATAGAGTATTAGATGTGGgacagtacctacttactataaatatgcgaaaattataacaaaatcgCAGTAGTCCCGGCATCAGGGGTTACTATTTATTAAGTTTCGGTATGCAATGAGTGGAGATTACACTCAGGCCCGGCACACCAAGGTGGAGATATCGCGTAGAGATCAAAATCTTTGTTGGCTGACCATAAAAAGCACAGGATGGCGTCGTGAGATGTTTGCTACGTAGTAGGATACAGCAGGCTAGATAAGATACAGTATGtaatagtaaaaacaaaaaactacacTAACAAAAACAAGTGTGTACCACACCTTTGTCGCTCTCATATTTCACATTAGCAACTTTCTTCTTAGGCGTTAACAAGTTTCTCCTTCGCTTAGGCATGGTTAATGTAGGTAcactaaatttaataaaaaaaaaaatgcgtatCAATTTGTCCTGAATTAGATCAATGAAATTTAATTCGAATTTCGAACGAATGACACAAGCAGACAAGACACGGCTTGCGAGTTAGTtctattcgttttttttttcgatttgccCTTGGCCCATTGTTGCGATATGGCAATATACCCGATATTTTGGGTAAATTCCCATTTTTATCCTCCTGCCTATTTAATAAACTAGGTATTTTGGATATATACCTAGTAAAGCGTACATAATACTCTGGGTAAATAGGTATTCATTTCTATTTATTGGAGTTGTTCAATACtgagtataaaatatttagtgacAGTTTATGATTAGATATTGTGTTCACCGCTGAGGTACACCATGGGCAGGGAGCGCATAAAATCATAAAACGCGTTCAACTACATAATATCTTCCCTCCTCCCTTCTAACTTGAATCAATGAACAAGTATCATATCAATGAACAAGCGCAACAGAAACAACTAAAATCGAAATTAAGTTGTGTACGCCAAGATAAACTCTGCCATACAGCCTAAACAATCAACCAAACCTATGCAtaaacctcccctcaatcaagaaTCATACTCCTTGCTGAGCTGACGCTGCTTCAGCACGACTCGTGCTGCACGAGTATAATGAGTACCAAGCAAGTCAAGTACTCTTGTTGG
This genomic interval from Pectinophora gossypiella chromosome Z, ilPecGoss1.1, whole genome shotgun sequence contains the following:
- the LOC126379915 gene encoding protein lin-37 homolog, translating into MPKRRRNLLTPKKKVANVKYESDKEESEVAEVSTPRGRLKGALKDALDPTAEESDTSVEQTPVRRNYMDDRRHSSRAEEQYFLRRKPSPVRQPYVLKLFDRSVDLSQFDEESPLYPICRAWIANQPKMNYNTFSKTKFREPEPTEDSVVLPGPEGPPVSRIPKLLPEQEARNKNNINLNYREAPPPSREALLAQHSRRWAGVRQAWMEQASAVEARYEASQQLLNKIHVNAI